The Panulirus ornatus isolate Po-2019 chromosome 19, ASM3632096v1, whole genome shotgun sequence genome includes the window GAAGCTCAGGCAAGAGATGAATGATCAGGCGAACTAGATCGCTCGGGAGAGCTGATCACATAACTGCAATGAACACGACTACACAAGCATTCACAGTTCCCTAGGCAGTGCTAGAACGCACTGGAGTAGTACTTTCACTCACATCAAATCTTTTTCTAACTATCCCCAGAAGAGCTGAGAGTCACCTCAGTGCTCACATCAGGACTGTAGGATACACGTTTTTCTCAGCGTTTGGTTTGCCCAACTGTATCACAGGACTGGTTTACTGAGAAGGACTAACCATCATCCGCAGTGTTTACGAAAACAAACACTGGTACTGGAATGAGCCACACTTCAGAACCTTCATTAGGCTACTCTATCTCCGTCAGTATAAGACCATACTCAGGTGCCCCCCAGCAGCggtaaaccccccacccccccacccttagCCGGACGTATGACGTATGGGTTTACTCGTGCGAAGAAACAGTTACTTTCAAGACTGGCGAAAACTCTTGTGTAACTATCCGTGGAGACACAGTCTCGTTCTGCCATACAGGAAAAGATGTCTCTTGTGTTGGCCCGCAAGAGTTATTCTGTCACATTTCACCTTCCTCAAAGGTTCGAcaagaattcctttttttttcgtgaagACCTTGACAGACGTTACTTTGACGCTACAGAAGGAGCGTAGGACAAGTTAGAACCCTTTTCCACTTGACCTTAGTCTTACTGGATACATCTCTTCAGCTTGTGGTTTCATCTCTCCGGGACCACGAAGCTTCGAGCACTTCATCTCCTTTCACGTGGTCCTGTGGTCCTGTGGGCGCTCACATGTAAGGACACTTTAAACCCGCCGGGACACACATCATTACGACAAGTGGTCGCAGGATGACATTCAGGTGGAGACTGAATCACCTGTGAACGATTGGATGACGCCAGATTCAACCAATTCAGAATAGGTGGGAAGATCTGAGTCATCAAGGTGCGAGGTAGCCTGTGGGCCGCACATGGCACAGTTACCACTGCACGTCTCACCAAAGACCTGTCGACAAGTCCAGGGGGAAGCCAACTCGCCATCAGGAACTCTGGACAAAGCCTGGACGAGAGCatagaggggtgggggaaggtgttcTGTTGGGTAAACGGGAGCGAGAGTTGGCAGCGTGAGGCTGCAGCTGGGAGTCTTCTGGATGGTGACAGCGGGCAGGTCCTGGTCACTTGCTAGCCCCACAACCTGTTGGGGAAAAGACGATACATTAGATGTCAACGAGTCTAAATAAATGGTAAGAACATATTCAACTTACaaggacagatatatatatatatatatatatatatatatatatatatatatatatatatatatatatatatatatatatatatatgtaaggataggggataggggagaaagaatacttcccacgtattccctgcgtgtcgtagaaggcgactaaaagggaagggagcgggggggctggaaatcctcccctctcgttttttttttaattttccaaaagaaggaacagagaagggggccaggtgaggatattccctcaaaggcccagtcctctgttcttaacgctacctcgctatcgcgggaaatggcgaatagtatgaaaaaaaaaaaaaaaatatatatatatatatatatatatatatatatatatatatatatatatatatatatatatatatattggaaaggatcacaattttgcgcttgatcaagataatcctatgagtctactgggaaaaagaaacacgataagttttcattcatgttttggacaatcacatgtttaacaaatggcgtcctagcttcgtctcttcaatgtatatcaactgacatatttctctcttgtgtctcccctgattatgtgattattacacgaaagtgcacttgggaacttatcgtgtttcattttccccgcggactcataggaatatcttgatcatgcgcaaaattgtgatcctttccaatatacatatatcttttcttttttttctttcaaactattcgccatttcccgcattagcaaggtaacgttaaaaacagaggactgggcctctgagggaacatcctcacttggcctccttctctgctccttcttttggaaaataataaaaaaaaaaaaaatgggaggatttccagccccccgctccctccccttttagtcgccttctacgacacgcagggaatacgtgggaagtattctttctcccctatccccagggatatatatatatatatatatatatatatatatatatatatatatatatatatatatatatatatatttcaaactattcgccatttcccgcattagcgaggtagcgttaagatcagaggactgggcctttggggaatatcctcacctggcccccttctcttttccttcttttggaaaaataaaaaaaaaaatatatatatatatatatatatatatatatatatatatatatatatatatatatatatatatcgccatttcccgcgtgttaccggactccgcctggccaaggttacaccacgagtaaaAAGTCAGTcttaaggctgtatcactggaagtacagtgtcgtcaaagaacttctaaaTGAttcttacatttccctgctactaaaaCTATCGTTTTTTAGGTGGCAGGAACTTTTAGAAAGTTCCTCGGTATGATCATGGCATTAAAGAATTGGTCCTAGGGTtattatgaaaataaataaagatgaaaCAGCCGTGTGAGCATAAGTAAGTTATATCTACTGAAATTAAGGACTACAAACCCCTTGTGGTTTCTGCGtgaagtacaataaataaatctACATGAGATACCGTGATGGAATCAGGTATTCAGATCAAATTGCTCCATTCATGATACACTTTCTTAAAGCTTATTGCCATATACCCAAACTAATGTCGTGTAATTCACAGGAATTTTAACAACTTGGTGATAACTATCAAATATTACCCACAAGGAATATCAGATATTCCTTGGTATCGGAATATCAGATATTCCTTGGTATCTAATTGCATATGCCGGTACTTCAACATGGGATGCAAAACGTCTACGAGTTTCAGCCTATTTGCCATTTCGTTCACAAAATTTACAATTTTTCATGGTTTGTATTTGTTACATACGAATTCAACCTTACACTCTAATACTGTCTGCACACTGTGCCGAAAATATGTTGGCGTTCGTTATTTCATCGGCACTGGTAaggaattaagcgcttaatctctGAAAATCGTCATCACTCACCTGCTCTTCGCCACTTTGCCTTTGGCAGTATTTGAGGATGATCCAGACGAGAATGGCGCTGCAATAAACAACCAGAGCCACAGCAAGGACGTACATTCCGGATTTCCCAACGATTATTATTGCTACCATGACCACTGTACATGGCAGTAGCACCAACCCAATTATCAATATCCATATGACAGCTCCCAGCTGTGAACACTTGAACATTCTATCTTATTTCTGTATCGGCGTGAATGATATGCAATGTTGTTGTCTGGTGCTTTAGAGGTACACTGACGGGGACACGCGAGGCGTGGCTTGGTTTATAAGCGACGGAGTCTTCGTGACGTCATAGTTTCAAACAATGATGTAAGATCTGATGCTCTGCCATTGGAGAGAACCAACGTGCATTGAATCTTTTGATTTACTCCAAATTCGCTCGCTGAATCATTTAATTTCAGTCACCTAAGATTTAAACATCTATATGTTTAGTAGAAATGTATTGGCGTGCAACAAGATGAGTAGGTCAGTATCGCGTTGAAGATATGTGAACGATGAGCGAAAATAATGAAACTATACCAGCATCTGGGCATTTGCCCTAGAGTTTCCAGACGAGTGTAACTTTCGAGTATTTGATTGAGGCTGATCGTGACACGACCTTCTTTGATGATGAGGGATTAAAGACACAACAGTGTGAAAGTTCCAGAAAGTTTTAGATTTGTGACTGAAAGGTGAAGAAAGCGAAATAAGTAGGACATACACAGATTCCCAGGATCTACAAGTGCTCTTCGTCAatggtgataatatatatatatctttctcttgtgGCGTGAACATCATGAGATTTATATCAGAAATGAATGTGTATATTATTATTGGCTGCTTGATATATGTGTGACTTGATGTGTGGTGACCCGTTGTTCAAGAAATGGAGACATTACATTGCATGCATACTGCTAGGTGAGCTTGTTAAATTTACGTGACGCTATGTGACTTTCTCCTTCAGTTAAGTATTTGTCCAGCAACTAACATTAGTGCTTCTCAGTTTTACACTTTTCACCATATCTGTCCTTAAGATCCTACCGATCAAGATGGATAGGTTGTCAGATAGGGAGGGAAACCCTGCGCACTCTCGAGGAAGTCTTACCTTACGTCTCTCCTGGATATAGACATTCCTACTCAAGACATCTTATACTTAACGTATACTTTTGAGACTCCACTCTCAGCTATACCCAGAGTTAAAGCTCATTTAGACTGACCTGCTAGCGAAAAAATAATTAATTATGTTACTCCATTGAAATACCTGTCACCTAACCTGTGTCGGGGATATAAGTGAGCGAAGGTCACTGACCAAAGTATCAAGAAACCTCTATTACCC containing:
- the LOC139755271 gene encoding uncharacterized protein, translated to MFKCSQLGAVIWILIIGLVLLPCTVVMVAIIIVGKSGMYVLAVALVVYCSAILVWIILKYCQRQSGEEQVVGLASDQDLPAVTIQKTPSCSLTLPTLAPVYPTEHLPPPLYALVQALSRVPDGELASPWTCRQVFGETCSGNCAMCGPQATSHLDDSDLPTYSELVESGVIQSFTGDSVST